The window TCATAGGCGTCATTGTATATATCTCGGCGGCGCTCAGCGACATCTCCCCGAAAAAGGACGAGGACAAGAAGTGGCACTACTCCTACGGCTGGTCCTTCTACTTCGGCGGCCTGTCGTTCATCCTGGCGGAAGTGGTGGGCGTGCTGGCCGTCAACATTTACATCGAGCGCAACAAAGAACTGCGCTGCCGCTCGCGCACCGACCTCTTCCGCAGCACGACCTCGGCCGTGTTACGCCTGCCGGGATACCGCTTCCGCCGGCGCTCCTCCCGCTCCAGCTCGCGCTCCACGGCAGAGCCGACCCGCTCCCGAGAGCAGTCCCCCACCTCCGCCATCGCTCCCAAGAACTTCGGCCCGCCCCTGGCTGCCGGCCCGCCGCCCTTTTCCGTAGCCACGCTTCCCAATCCGCACACGCACTCCGGAGGAGGGATGGGGGATATTTCCATGTACACGCTAGGGAGGGAAGGCAAGCCGCCCATGTATGGAACAGTCGACCGTGCCACGCTCTACCAGCTGCACAATTACTTTCCGACGAAGGAGGGCGGCGGAGGAGCGCTCATGACGGGAACGCTGCCTTCGCTCTCCAAGTCCAACCTGGCTGCGTCGACCAACGCCACCCTCAATACCTCGTCTTCCTCCGGCCCCCAGCAGGCGCCGCTGTCCGCCGGCTCCTCCGCCACCATGGAGAGGGATCGAGGGCTGGGAACCTTGGATCGACTCGGTAAAGGAGACAGTTCAAACACTAACACTCTCAACAGGAGAACAACACCTGTGTAACGAATGGCTGGAGGGGGGAGGGAAGAGAGTGGCGGGGAAAACAAGCGATTATACGAACTGGGAAGGTGGGGGAACgcgagaggggaaaaaagagcAAGAAAGGGCTGAGGAACAAAACAAGGTCCACTTGCGAGACGACAACGAAGTGAATAAGAAGGCAATACATCCTTTTTTCTCGTTTTTTGAACATGGTGACTTGAGTAACAGAATTCCATCCGCACTTCTtattgattcatgttgaaataCTCGATGTGTGTGATGGTGATCTTTCGGTTCTTCGAGCTCTTTCAATTCCAGTGCTTTATCATCAGGTTATGCCTGTAACTTATTTAGCATTCCAatatagttgttgtttttttaatgctaattGTTATTGCTGGGTTAacttatacattatacatttttatcaaggtattttgttttttttgcacaattatCCATTTGAATTTATTTCCTTTTGCATTGATGAACtcaaactgtgatttttttcttgcacatGTTGACACTATTTCACGATGTCATTCAGTGTCAAGCATGTGTTAAATCTGCGAGAGTGTGACGACTattattatgacattttttagtttttacaaaGATTGTTAATATTTAGATCTGTGGACTTTTTCATTGTAACCGTAAGTGTACAAGTAGTTCAGtcttcatataaatatatttgatttatttatcatattaaCAGTCTTAATATTGTTACGATGGGATAATAATTATAACGAACTGCTTTTGAGACTGAaagtcaaaaaaagaaaaagaaagcgaCAGGAAGGCATTCTTTCCAGGGGAGCAATACGTATACCTAAAAAACCTCAccagaaaagacaaaaaaatctattaaatatatagtatattatgaatataaatatatatataaaattgtgtgtgcgtgtgtgtggaaaaacttttttggtaaaataaaatatgatatattcTATGAATGTGTAAAACTGAGATCTATGTGCATACTGTTAGCAGTTTTGACTGCAgcatattattttcatgtttatttgtaactttgtatGCATGATTCATATCTAATATATGATATATTCATAATGCTCTGCCTTTTGGCTTTGTGTACATCGCGTTTATGTGCTCATGCTGATGGATTTGGGATGACAAGACCCAGAAGATTAGAGAGGGATTTGATACACCACActttatacacacatattattaaatgaaaaacagacatttatcctgtaagtcattttttttaccaGTCTACAATTATGAGAAGTGCAAAATTTGTATCCAAGAGGTTCATCTTCACCAGTGACATCCCTTTTAggtggtcatcggatgcaaaactcacttttaaatgttgtttaaacataaatgtgtgttggcggTGTGTGTAcaacaaccaccctataatgataaaaatccacccagtggtatttttttaatctttataagtaatatacccttttttaaatcaggccattctcagcttcttgtcagTATGACGTCACACCGACTAAGGCCGCTCCCATTATAATTGATtaacatgagcgtcttaccttagacccgccccaAATGAGCTGAGTGAGTTGAAAACGGTCTGACTGCCATTGTGTCGACTctggtgcaggggaagacaagaatgtctccgactgagcaattgaggtgttctgttgttggatatAGTAGTGAACAGTCGTCGTTTGCTCCCAACATCTAAGCCGCTGAAGAGCAGAGGATTAATGTGGTGCCAGAGGACccggcgatctacataaatgcgtctatgttcgcgtacattgtacagcagaagtgagtataaagggttttttatgcatctttgtaAATcccctttcttaataatgtgctagttagcaagtttcagggctaaagtaaacattacggctcattagcatttaaaggaacatgcaacagaatggctCACTCTAAAAAGGGCTGACAAGTTAACAAGTTTTACAGGTTTTACAAGTTAACAAGTTAAAATGGGTGTtctttacactaccactgatcAATTTTAACCACTAATCAaggtatgttatagacttctcatttagaccctaaagaatcatatcagcttgtgggaaatgggcatctgatgacctaGGTGACCTAAGGGCACCTACATAGAAAACTCACAAGTGaccatttgaaatgttttaaaagtgaCACATCATGAAAATGtgactttttctgtatttaagtgctataatcgggtctCCGGTGCATCTACCAATCCAGTAaacgtgaaaaaggacaacctagtaactttgttttggtaagtctttttctgcaagcatgtgaaaaaagcATTGTGTCAGATTTCGCTCCCTAGgcgatctaatataaacatgcgatttccttcccagctgtttaccttcacagacaaaattgactgtttttgtaattcctgtgtgtttttaacataaacttgtgtgtatttgaccatttaagtgcaataagacatgataAACATGAAAGAGACCttaatttagtatttacatGTGTGACAGCCGCTGTCTGTGCATGTGCTTTGGATGTGTGCGTttagaaaaccctatatcagaagtttaaactgatatgactttaaaacgcatgatttcagcacggTAGAcgtgataatcaaaaccaaacggATGCTTTTTGGCAGAATATCTGAGGtaggagctgtaaaggcactgttctattctggaaaagggggcggggagcagcagctcatttgcatttaaagagacatgtacacaaacagtgtgtttctgcttccagtcaaaatgggcattttccaaattatataataaataatctgtggggtattttgagctgaaacttaaccgacacattctggggacacctgaaacttatataacatattgtaaaaaggggcataatatgTCTTCTTTAATAGACTCAATGAGCTTTTAATGTGACGCACACATTCCTTTATGTAACATTTTGCTAAGCTAATGAAGCAATGCTCAGCACATAAgcataaaacacacaaattagattcatttatttttacccttatttaatgaaatatttgttaATCAGTATTTCCCAGGATTCTGGCATCACCTTCTCTGGAAAGGCTGCCTTTGAATTTGGCCATAATGAAGTATCTAAAAAGGCCTTAGAAATACTGTCTAGGTAGTCAGCCAAACACACAAGCCTTCAGGAGACGCACACACATAAATAGAGTAATTAGAAGGAAAACAAGGCATTATTGCCTGTGTCTCGCTCAAGGGAAGGACATGACTGAAAGAGACAATTCTCTGGAGTGTCACGTTCACTTTCATAAAAGGAAAATGCTGTCTGAGGGGcctcatttgtgtgtgtgtgtccatccACTCCTATATAGATATTTAGTTTTAAGGATCCTTACTGTACATACTTTTCAGAGAAGTGTCAGGCAATAAAATATCACCTGAGCGCCTGTTCACAGAGCTGTCATCAATGTGAGTTACAGTTTGAATCTGCACCAACAGCACTCTTGTCCAAACTACATGAGtacaaaacacaaacagcaaCAATACACATCTGAAGTGAAACAAGAAGTTCAGGATCAAGCTTTAACCACATATCACactaacacaataataataattataaaaatagctgcactattttttaaaaagtaaaactagtattttacagaaaaatgcacaaaaacagcttGGGTGACAAAGTTAAAGGgacggttcacccaaaaatgaaaattcttaagtactcaccctcatgtcgttccaaacctgtaagaccttctttcatctttggaacacaaattaagatatttttgatgaaatccaagagctttctgaccctgcatagacagcaacgcagctaccacattcaagacctagaaaggtagtaaggacatcgttaaaatagtccatgtgacatcagtggttcaaccgtaatgttatgaagcttaattttatgttttctttgcatgcaaaaagaattttttttttttttttttgattcataacattacagttgaaccactgctgtcacactattttaacaatgtccttactactttactgggccttgaatgttgtagttgcattgctgtctatgcagggtcagaaagctctcggacttcattcaaaatatcttaatttgtgttctgaagatgatcaaaggtcttacaggtttggaacaacacaatcTTGAGTACTTAGTGacagaaatttttatttttaggtgaactatacTTTAATTAACAAATTTTATGCATCCACACCAATAGGTGTCAGTATAAAGATCCATCAAGCCAAAGCAATGAAGAAGAGCCAGTAAAATGTGAGTTTGTTTGCAAGTTACTGGCTGCATTCATACTATGTAGAACATGACTACTAATCtgtcggaccaggaaaaacattgaAGTACTAAAGACTGCCAAAATGTATatcaaatcaaggagaagagtgcaaaaaacagTCTGAtaaacaaaaggcgtttgtggttggccaaactgaaccaggaattccagggcaagaatcttgacaacattcatgtatGTTCTTATCATtactggtcaggtaggtgaaatatcttaatcaatactgctcatacatatctttaccacctagtaactagtaactaaccacctagtttgtcaaaatattcaccctttcctgcttactaagtccttctctatatgatttagcagcttccacacgttttgtCAGTGGTttagtttagacagcataaattagcagaacaacatattcagtagtacattattcgtgcaatcaatgctgttgtttacatctcaGTGACTCTCAGTGACAAtatgggtaactgaccaaactgtgacGTGAGTGCAAACACTCTATCCACAAGgttcctacgccccatgaggccttgcatCAAAACTGGGGCGCGTCCTCCGGTTCGAAGTAAACAAGcaggacgtgacactcattcactcgttttttcacaaatgtcacatcactagttaacagtcattcaagatttagcgatccaaacttgctaacaaTGTGGGAAAACAACTTCAAACAGCAGACGTCTCTCATAAAGGTTTtcaactttacaaagtaaacaataatCCGAAAAACACTTCActctttgctaattagcacacaaataGCATTTGTGTGCTACTATTGCcacctcaccggaagttgtacccacattcttttttacagtagcgccttCAGGAAACAGGTGcataggatttttaaaaatcttcaaGTTGGAAAAGTTTAAGTTAGAATAGTTTGCAAGAGCATGATTATACAACACAATGAGACTGTAAATGTGGACTACCTGTTTGATGTAATGACGTTTAACCCTGATAACCTAGTCCCATTTAGCCACTTGCTACCAATTGCCTCTTAAAGgtgaactccacttccagaacaacaatttacaaataatgtactcacccccttgtcatccaagatgttcatgtctttctttcttcagtcgtaaagaaattatgttttttgaggaaaacatttcagcgtttGTGTGGtatggtgtcccgattttgaacttccaaaatgcagtgtaaatgcggcttcaaacgatcccaaatgcggttgtaaatgatcccagctgagaaggaagggtcttatcgagcataacaattggttattttaataaaaagaatacaatttacatactttttattgccaaatgctcgtcttgtcttactctggttggactgtttttgttccggttcatgacagttagggtaactcccatctcatgttcttcctcaacttcgaaatcatcctatatcactgttttactttttttgttaaggggcCTGAGGGGCCACTGTTTAACTtttgtgtttgatcttcttttgcatgttcactttgcaaagactggttttgtacttttgcagcgatgtaggatgattttgaaatcatttttgaagttgagggagaaaatatgattagagttttttgacataccctgtcttgagtcagaacaaaaacagtccaagcagagtaagacaagacgagcatttggcattaaaaagtatataaattgtattctttttattaaaatacacagagttcatggagagaaaggcaagacgagtgtttgagataaaaaagtatttaaattgtatttttttaaattaaaataaccgatcgtttcgctagataagacccttcttcctcggctgggattgttttcaaccgcattttggattgtttgaagccgcatttaaactgcattttggaagttcaaaatcaggacaCCATACCAtacaaatgctgaaatgttttcctcaaaaaatataatttctttacggctgaagaaagaaagacatgaacatcttggataagtAAGGTaggtacattatatgtgaatctttgctttggaagtggacttctcctttaagacacataaaagcttttttttttaagtcactgataGTATTACTGGTGTATGTtatgtcataaaataaaatgtgaaaatatcttGGCTTGTGTTCaccacagaccttatttcaggcatttaattaaaaacccatttaaaaaactATTGACTACAGGTCAATGGAATCAgaagtgctaaaatgctaaCTCATTTCTGGGTTTGGCCTACAAAAGTTAGCCATCCCGGCAGCAGTCTATTTACAACTCCCCTCCcatggcctcatgggatagtaaagtgTCCACTGTATACATACTTAAGAATCTCAGAAGCAGTGGGTCATCTGGGTTTTATAAACACTAAAATTCATTCAAACTACTCATTTCACTTTATATAGGTATATTCAGAAACATGATATGTCTATTAGCttttaaagtctgtgtaaacgcaattcagagaattgtttctagtaaacacattataaatgttagaaatgtatttgcGTTATAAAGACTGTGAACTATCTACTGAGTCAGACCATTAAACAGtctaaaaaatgcatgttacctGATGGctataatttataaaacagCTCGTTCATCCATTCAGGTTGTAGCAGTATTTGACAGTTAAGAGTGAGGCGGCGGCTATCCGGCGAGTGGGCGTGGCTGCAGCTCAGACAGCAGACACGCCCCCagcattttttcaagattttgatAATTGGAACACATTTAATACTGCTTTACATGGACTTTATGGTCATCTGTGTgtgtacatactgtatatgcatCTATATGTTCTCCTAAAAGTTGACAAAATTTACCATCTTCCTCTTACTCATCCTGCATCATAAATGTTTAGAATTGTACATCCAATAATATATTCTTTAGAATAAAATGTCCTTCCTCCTAATACTACCTGCTTCTGACTAGCATTAGCAATGAGCAAATAATGACTCACGACTGCGATGTAAACAAGAGGCTACTAgctatttaaagaaaaacatcatcGCAAGAAAACAAGACTCATCAGGTATTTTCTCGGGGTCGTTAGGATCAGGTATCCCGTGCACTGGAATACCGTTAGTGATCATTAGCAGGCTGAAGTGCAGAGTTTTCAGAGGTCAAACTAACAAGGGCAGAGTTTAAAGATAGGCCCAACATAAACAAGCTGTAACTCATTAGAAGATTTAGTTGCTATGTGGCCTGCGGATTTATCTAGGTCACTCTGAAGGTAAAGACACCTGATATGTAACCAAAGCTGAACTGAAGTAGAACATCAACACCATACTGGCGTCAGTCAGTGTGTTATACTGTTGGTCACTATTTTACGAGAGGTTTAGGTGGCTCGGTAAGAGCGGGGATCCGCACTTCTAATCCATGTTTGTGTTGCTTACGTCCTCTGGAGCGCGATTGGCCACGCTCTAAATTTAGAGGAAGCAGAAGGGAGGAAATGAGATGAGTGGGATGAACAGGGAGATGGAAATCTGGAAGGaggtcaaaaaaagaaaatgacatgTGTTTCTCTGTGACAGTGACAGAAAGAAACGAGGTATGAAGGCAAGGTGgttgttgttttattctttatattAAATTTGCATTACTCCAAGTCAGGAGAAGAATCACGATCCCTCAATGACTGACACACACAGCAATGCGTATCAAGAGAGCATGCCAAACATCCGAAACGGATGGATGGAAATAAGCAATAGAATCTTGGCTTCGGCATGGATGTCATTTCACATATCTGACAAATACTGAAGTGCGTGCGTAGACTGCACTTGTACAAGTGCACTAATGCAGAAGAGATCAACAGCggacaaaaacagtttaggatAAGAACCAGTGCATGCACATATTTGCACCACTCTTTTttatgaacatgcattaatgtcatttttaatgccttTGTTAAAATGCATGCATATAGTAAGGCTTTTgaagtcaaaaataaatataatataacatatattactgatgctccaaaaggaaaaacgatgcattaagagccaggggtgtaaacttggCTCTCaaaggatctcaaaatcatacagtcattgttgaaaaatgctgaaaaaacaaagaatttgtgggctCTGAGGTATTTTTCAGCAGGCagctattattttgtcttgtggactatatgtaaacgttttttatgtgaaatatcttattcaggtcagtactaaataaaaaataacatgcattttgtatgatccctcttattttggtaaaataattaacattttgcagattctgcaaggtgtatgtaaacttttgacaactataataataatataatataaataatatgcacACAATGAAAATTCttgaaattactttaaaaattgcttactttaaaataaaaatacttgaatacaaaaatgtgcaattttcaTTCAGTCAGTAGCAAAAATCATCAAATTAATCAGTGAACCAAAACTGAACCAACAGagctgataataataataataacaaaactcccagaaagacataaaaattTGCTTAAATAGGAAGAATTTGTCCAGTTTtgcatagaaaaaaacattgaaaggCAAAGTATCTGTTGAGAAATACACAGAGTACATCAGTGTGGTGTTGGAtgtcattttgtttaataaaaaggtcacattaatatgctaaacaaataaattaaatgctcAAAGTTTGATTTTTAAACCAGCACATTCCTAGTTCGGATTGTTGCATAATCTAGCCCAACTCGGTAGGAAAGCTATTTCTGTCATGCACCAGAGACAGCCAACATTGAaaatttctcattattatgatctGCTTTCCTCTAACACTCTCAATAACTGATTCTAGATCAGCATCAGTGTCAGCGTTCACAATGGGAAGCAGcaggagcagcagcagcagacgTTGGGACTTTTAATTAATGCTTTTGATTTGAGTTCGTCTCTTGCTGTCATCAAGCGACCACCTCCAGATGAAGAGGGCTGGTCAGAACCGGAGATGAATCAACTGGGCTTTTCACGGGCACTGTCAGCTGCCAGACTCAAACCAATGATGAAACCCAAAATGAGATTTTCATTATAACTGGAAGCACCATCGTGTAACCGAAGTTCCTTTTCAAAGACTAATCTCCCCTCTGTCTGTGAATGTGATGATGTATTtccacatttaaaaacagcacGTAGCTTTTTCAATAGCAATTTCTCAGAGTGTATACTCCTGCAAATCAGCCAGAACATTTAAAGTTGTGATCCTGTaaataattgttactttatttgttatttttgtacaatTCTGCAGTTTTGTCCactactcaaaaaaaaattaattaaatgaaataaattgagTGATCATGTTGTTTT of the Labeo rohita strain BAU-BD-2019 chromosome 19, IGBB_LRoh.1.0, whole genome shotgun sequence genome contains:
- the cacng8a gene encoding calcium channel, voltage-dependent, gamma subunit 8a gives rise to the protein MDGKGRHIPPAMVWCERGIQVLLTTVGAFAAFALMTVAIGTDYWLYARAFICNSTANSSQDDPHNKDKKDPGALTHSGLWRICCLEGLKRGVCSQINHFPEDADYDQDAAEYLLRVVRASSIFPILSAILLLLGGVCVASSRFYKTKRHIILGAGILFVVAGLSNIIGVIVYISAALSDISPKKDEDKKWHYSYGWSFYFGGLSFILAEVVGVLAVNIYIERNKELRCRSRTDLFRSTTSAVLRLPGYRFRRRSSRSSSRSTAEPTRSREQSPTSAIAPKNFGPPLAAGPPPFSVATLPNPHTHSGGGMGDISMYTLGREGKPPMYGTVDRATLYQLHNYFPTKEGGGGALMTGTLPSLSKSNLAASTNATLNTSSSSGPQQAPLSAGSSATMERDRGLGTLDRLGKGDSSNTNTLNRRTTPV